In Methanofastidiosum sp., the DNA window TCATCATTTTTCCCAAACCAAGCATATTCATCTTTGAGAGTGGACCTTTATCAAGCCCACCTTTCTTCAATCTCTGAAGTCCAAAAAAAGTGAAATACAAAGAAACTTCCATACCCATTGAAAGAGCACCGTTTCCAACTATTAAGGCACTATAAATTTTATCCATATCTCCACTGTGAACAATTATCGTAGCTTTATTCTTTTTTGAATTAGTTAAATCTTGCATATTTTTATCTTCCATGTGCTGCCCTCCTCTTCGATAGATATAATCTTATACCCTAAAGCCTTTACAGCCATTGGTATTTCCTTTTTAGAGGTAGGGTGTGTTCCCTCTATCTCAACTATATCTCCTGTCGCTGCTTTTCGTAAAGCTTTTCTGCACTCAACT includes these proteins:
- a CDS encoding DsrE/DsrF/DrsH-like family protein, with the protein product MQDLTNSKKNKATIIVHSGDMDKIYSALIVGNGALSMGMEVSLYFTFFGLQRLKKGGLDKGPLSKMNMLGLGKMMIKKKMKKANVASLEKLITDFKELGGKILACDMTMEIMGVKPEDLRQDLINDYCSVGTYIQEAMESSMTLFI
- a CDS encoding sulfurtransferase TusA family protein, which gives rise to MAEIKVDVKGQTCPVPLVECRKALRKAATGDIVEIEGTHPTSKKEIPMAVKALGYKIISIEEEGSTWKIKICKI